A stretch of Oreochromis aureus strain Israel breed Guangdong linkage group 11, ZZ_aureus, whole genome shotgun sequence DNA encodes these proteins:
- the colec10 gene encoding collectin-10 isoform X1, translated as MPRLLVLCVFVAIFSYVSVSIEVCTSALIPGAKGDQGEIGDDGDQGKLGKNGPPGLPGVPGEPGLKGELGHTGKIGPTGDRGDKGDKGLDGPAGLKGKPGTMCDCGRYRKVVGQLDISVGKLGNAVKFVKNGKSLFFNLLLDTRRCLTSDHLIEGTETGGLCERACIKSGVVLGLRETEERYYLLVKEPKRFREALMNCKLRGGTLAMPKSTNTNRLMADYVSQAGLTRVYIGVQTQTKDVDGSSHVYADSTPLQGFASWSQEEELQPNTNSSCVELLSTGTWAHVECEATMFFICEFPKSRRRGGGREPGASASS; from the exons ATGCCGCGGCTCTTggtgctctgtgtgtttgtagcCATCTTCAGCTACGTTTCTGTTTCTATAGAGGTTTGCACCAGCGCCTTGATACCCGGAGCTAAAG GAGACCAAGGTGAGATTGGAGATGATGGAGATCAGGGGAAGCTGGGGAAGAATGGACCACCAGGACTTCCAG GAGTGCCGGGGGAGCCGGGCCTTAAAGGAGAATTGGGCCACACAGGAAAGATTGGGCCTACTGGAGACAGAG GTGACAAGGGTGATAAAGGTTTAGATGGACCAGCTGGTTTAAAAGGGAAACCAG GTACAATGTGTGACTGTGGGAGGTACAGGAAGGTGGTTGGACAGCTCGATATCAGTGTAGGCAAGCTGGGGAATGCAGTCAAGTTTGTGAAGAATGGTAAGTCActcttttttaatcttttactagACACTAGACGATGTCTTACCTCCGACCATTTAATAGAAGGAACTGAGACAGGAGGTCTTTGTGAAAGAGCTTGTATCAAGTCTGGAG TGGTTCTAGGCTTGAGAGAAACAGAAGAGAGGTACTACCTGCTGGTGAAGGAGCCCAAGAGGTTTAGAGAGGCTTTAATGAACTGCAAGCTCAGAGGAGGCACCCTGGCCATGCCCAAAAGCACCAACACCAACCGTCTCATGGCAGACTATGTTAGTCAGGCAGGACTGACACGAGTGTATATAGGAGTGCAGACTCAAACCAAGGATGTG GACGGGAGCAGTCATGTTTATGCAGACTCCACCCCTCTGCAGGGTTTTGCATCTTGGAGCCAAGAGGAGGAGCTACAGCCCAACACAAACTCCAGCTGCGTGGAGCTGCTCAGCACTGGAACGTGGGCTCACGTGGAGTGTGAAGCCACCATGTTTTTCATCTGTGAGTTCCCGAAGAgcaggagaagaggaggaggaagagagccAGGTGCCTCGGCATCATCGTGA
- the colec10 gene encoding collectin-10 isoform X2, whose translation MPRLLVLCVFVAIFSYVSVSIEVCTSALIPGAKGDQGEIGDDGDQGKLGKNGPPGLPGVPGEPGLKGELGHTGKIGPTGDRGDKGDKGLDGPAGLKGKPGTMCDCGRYRKVVGQLDISVGKLGNAVKFVKNVVLGLRETEERYYLLVKEPKRFREALMNCKLRGGTLAMPKSTNTNRLMADYVSQAGLTRVYIGVQTQTKDVDGSSHVYADSTPLQGFASWSQEEELQPNTNSSCVELLSTGTWAHVECEATMFFICEFPKSRRRGGGREPGASASS comes from the exons ATGCCGCGGCTCTTggtgctctgtgtgtttgtagcCATCTTCAGCTACGTTTCTGTTTCTATAGAGGTTTGCACCAGCGCCTTGATACCCGGAGCTAAAG GAGACCAAGGTGAGATTGGAGATGATGGAGATCAGGGGAAGCTGGGGAAGAATGGACCACCAGGACTTCCAG GAGTGCCGGGGGAGCCGGGCCTTAAAGGAGAATTGGGCCACACAGGAAAGATTGGGCCTACTGGAGACAGAG GTGACAAGGGTGATAAAGGTTTAGATGGACCAGCTGGTTTAAAAGGGAAACCAG GTACAATGTGTGACTGTGGGAGGTACAGGAAGGTGGTTGGACAGCTCGATATCAGTGTAGGCAAGCTGGGGAATGCAGTCAAGTTTGTGAAGAATG TGGTTCTAGGCTTGAGAGAAACAGAAGAGAGGTACTACCTGCTGGTGAAGGAGCCCAAGAGGTTTAGAGAGGCTTTAATGAACTGCAAGCTCAGAGGAGGCACCCTGGCCATGCCCAAAAGCACCAACACCAACCGTCTCATGGCAGACTATGTTAGTCAGGCAGGACTGACACGAGTGTATATAGGAGTGCAGACTCAAACCAAGGATGTG GACGGGAGCAGTCATGTTTATGCAGACTCCACCCCTCTGCAGGGTTTTGCATCTTGGAGCCAAGAGGAGGAGCTACAGCCCAACACAAACTCCAGCTGCGTGGAGCTGCTCAGCACTGGAACGTGGGCTCACGTGGAGTGTGAAGCCACCATGTTTTTCATCTGTGAGTTCCCGAAGAgcaggagaagaggaggaggaagagagccAGGTGCCTCGGCATCATCGTGA
- the mal2 gene encoding protein MAL2 has translation MSEPAANPAVNPAATSFPTATITLPLGLGVLRTYSGALLCLEILFGGLVWILVASSNVPVPLLQGWVMFVSVTTFVFSSAYLALLITGLADRINTDWNFLDLFYHFIAVLFYFAAFVLEAATTAAVKIQTNQTACITKPPSNILTFLNSRQYSINVVATIFAFVVTLCYGCSMVMGFKRWRK, from the exons ATGTCGGAACCAGCCGCCAACCCCGCTGTCAACCCCGCTGCCACCTCGTTTCCAACGGCAACTATTACTTTACCTTTGGGACTGGGCGTGTTGAGGACTTATTCCGGAGCCCTCCTCTGTTTAGAAATA ttaTTTGGTGGTCTAGTATGGATCCTGGTGGCTTCGTCCAATGTGCCGGTGCCCCTGCTGCAGGGCTGGgtgatgtttgtctctgtaacCACCTTCGTCTTCTCCTCCGCCTACCTCGCTCTCCTCATCACTGGTTTGGCTGACCGCATCAATACGGACTGGAACTTCTTG GATCTTTTTTACCATTTCATCGCTGTCCTCTTCTACTTTGCCGCCTTTGTGTTGGaggcagcaacaacagcagctgtCAAGATTCAAACAAACCAAACTGCATGCATAACGAAACCTCCCAGCAATATTTTGACATTCCTGAATAGCAGGCAGTACAGTATTAATGTGGTAGCCACG ATATTTGCCTTTGTGGTGACACTATGCTATGGCTGCAGTATGGTGATGGGCTTCAAGAGGTGGAGGAAGTAA